The following proteins come from a genomic window of Geomonas sp. RF6:
- the folP gene encoding dihydropteroate synthase — MTEAPATWELSGRTLSLSRPLIMGILNVTPDSFSDGNRYFSTGVAVERALQMVEEGADIIDIGGESTRPGAPEVSEAEELSRVLPVVQALSGKVQAPISVDTYKAAVARAACAAGAEIINDVSAFSFDPAMASVAADAGAGVVLMHTRGRPDSMQKDTGYADLINEVRESLAASLAAAVAAGVKPERIVLDPGIGFGKGAEGNLELIRRLGEFLPLGRPLLIGPSRKSFIGRILGRETGERVFGTAAAVAVGLINGASIFRVHDVAAMRDVVDLTRALTAS, encoded by the coding sequence ATGACCGAGGCCCCGGCCACCTGGGAACTCTCCGGCAGGACGCTTTCTCTCTCCCGCCCGCTGATCATGGGAATACTGAACGTCACCCCCGATTCCTTCTCGGACGGCAACCGCTACTTCTCCACCGGGGTTGCGGTGGAGCGGGCGCTGCAGATGGTGGAGGAAGGCGCCGACATCATCGACATCGGGGGGGAGAGCACCCGCCCCGGCGCCCCCGAGGTGAGCGAGGCGGAGGAACTCTCCCGGGTCCTCCCGGTGGTGCAGGCGCTCTCCGGGAAGGTGCAGGCACCGATCTCGGTCGATACCTACAAGGCCGCCGTCGCCCGCGCCGCCTGCGCCGCAGGCGCGGAAATCATCAACGATGTGAGCGCGTTCTCCTTTGATCCGGCGATGGCGTCTGTGGCTGCAGACGCCGGCGCCGGAGTCGTCCTCATGCACACCCGGGGACGTCCCGATTCCATGCAGAAAGATACCGGCTACGCCGACCTCATCAACGAGGTGCGGGAGAGCCTGGCGGCTTCACTCGCCGCCGCGGTCGCCGCCGGCGTGAAGCCGGAACGGATCGTGCTTGATCCCGGGATCGGCTTCGGCAAGGGGGCCGAGGGGAACCTGGAGCTGATCCGTCGTCTCGGGGAGTTCCTCCCCCTGGGGCGCCCGCTCCTCATCGGCCCTTCCCGGAAGTCCTTCATCGGGCGCATCCTCGGGAGGGAGACCGGAGAGCGGGTCTTCGGAACGGCGGCGGCCGTTGCCGTCGGCCTCATAAACGGCGCCTCCATCTTCAGGGTTCACGACGTAGCAGCCATGAGGGACGTGGTGGACCTCACGAGGGCACTCACCGCTTCCTGA
- the cdaA gene encoding diadenylate cyclase CdaA, with amino-acid sequence MRSLPYIALFRDLVDLALMACIIQRLSRLIRSALAVRIMLALSGLLAGHLVARIFALQGVRLLLDTLLASSVLVLAVIFQTDMRRACANLGKTREVKGYGMGDAFEEIVTAVEGLVAKKIGALIVIERGIPVDNYLAVGTEIDAKVTSELISSIFLPYSPIHDGAVIIQRGKLTKAGCFLPLTQNPEVSKTMGTRHRAGMGLSELVDAVVIVVSEETGQISVMLGGKRTGLDLQGLRRMLKRLVDPRWLK; translated from the coding sequence ATGCGATCTCTCCCCTACATAGCGCTCTTTCGGGATCTCGTGGACCTGGCGCTCATGGCGTGCATCATCCAGCGACTGTCGCGCCTCATCAGGAGCGCGCTCGCGGTGCGCATCATGCTCGCGCTCTCCGGTCTCCTGGCGGGGCATCTGGTGGCACGCATCTTCGCCCTGCAGGGGGTCCGGCTTCTTCTGGACACGCTCCTTGCCTCCTCCGTCCTGGTTCTTGCCGTCATCTTCCAGACCGACATGCGCCGCGCCTGTGCGAACCTCGGGAAGACCCGCGAGGTGAAGGGGTACGGCATGGGGGACGCCTTCGAGGAGATCGTCACTGCGGTCGAGGGGCTGGTGGCGAAGAAAATCGGCGCGCTCATCGTCATCGAGCGTGGCATCCCGGTGGACAACTACCTCGCGGTGGGGACGGAGATCGACGCGAAGGTGACGAGCGAGCTCATCTCTTCCATCTTTCTGCCATACTCCCCGATCCACGACGGGGCCGTCATCATCCAGCGCGGCAAGCTCACGAAAGCGGGGTGTTTCCTCCCCCTTACCCAGAACCCCGAGGTCAGCAAGACGATGGGGACCCGGCACAGGGCCGGGATGGGGCTGAGCGAGCTCGTCGACGCGGTGGTGATCGTAGTCTCCGAGGAGACGGGGCAGATTTCGGTCATGCTCGGGGGGAAGAGGACAGGACTCGACCTGCAGGGGCTGCGCCGCATGCTGAAGCGGCTGGTCGATCCGAGGTGGCTCAAATGA
- the glmM gene encoding phosphoglucosamine mutase produces the protein MKKLFGTDGVRGVANVYPMTAEMAMQIGRAAAYIFKNGKNRHRIVIGKDTRLSGYMLESALVAGICSMGVDVLLVGPLPTPGIANITSSMRADAGVVISASHNPFQDNGIKFFSRDGFKLPDEIELKMEELIFSKSIDSLRPTATEVGKAYRIDDAAGRYVVFLKSAFPKDLDLTGLKIVLDCANGAAYKVAPAVFEELGAEVITIGVKPNGTNINAECGSLHPEVLSAAVKTHGADLGIALDGDADRVIFVDEHGSVVDGDRIMAICATDMIKHGTLKKNTLVATVMSNMGLDIAMKRVGGTVLKTAVGDRYVVEEMLKGGYNLGGEQSGHMIFLDHNTTGDGVLSALQVLAIMQRRSQRLSELAEVMTPLPQVLVNVRLAQRTDIMQVPEVATLVRDVEGKLKGEGRVLIRYSGTEPLLRIMLEGSDEGQITGWANEIASTVAGALGGEGRG, from the coding sequence ATGAAGAAACTTTTCGGTACCGACGGCGTTCGCGGGGTGGCAAACGTCTACCCGATGACGGCGGAGATGGCCATGCAGATCGGTCGTGCTGCGGCCTACATCTTCAAGAACGGCAAGAACCGTCACAGGATCGTCATCGGCAAAGACACCCGTCTTTCCGGCTATATGCTGGAGAGCGCACTGGTGGCGGGGATCTGCTCCATGGGGGTCGACGTCCTCCTGGTAGGTCCGCTCCCTACCCCCGGGATCGCGAACATCACCTCCTCCATGCGCGCCGACGCAGGGGTCGTCATCTCCGCCTCCCACAACCCCTTCCAGGACAACGGCATAAAGTTTTTCTCCCGCGACGGCTTCAAGCTTCCGGACGAGATAGAGCTGAAGATGGAGGAACTGATCTTCTCCAAGAGTATCGACAGCCTGCGCCCGACCGCCACGGAAGTGGGGAAGGCGTACCGCATCGACGATGCCGCCGGACGCTACGTCGTCTTCCTGAAGAGCGCCTTCCCGAAAGACCTCGACCTCACCGGTCTGAAGATCGTTCTCGACTGCGCCAACGGCGCGGCGTACAAGGTCGCTCCCGCCGTCTTCGAGGAACTCGGCGCCGAGGTCATCACGATCGGGGTGAAGCCGAACGGCACGAACATCAACGCGGAATGCGGCTCGCTGCACCCGGAGGTCCTCTCGGCCGCTGTGAAGACGCACGGGGCGGATCTGGGGATCGCGCTCGACGGTGACGCCGACCGCGTCATCTTCGTCGACGAGCACGGATCCGTCGTCGACGGCGACCGGATCATGGCGATCTGCGCCACAGACATGATCAAGCACGGCACGCTGAAAAAGAACACCCTCGTGGCCACTGTCATGAGCAACATGGGTCTCGACATCGCCATGAAGCGGGTCGGGGGGACCGTGCTGAAGACAGCGGTGGGGGACCGCTACGTCGTGGAGGAGATGCTGAAGGGGGGGTACAACCTCGGCGGGGAGCAGTCCGGTCACATGATCTTCCTCGACCACAACACCACCGGCGACGGCGTCCTCTCGGCGCTGCAGGTCCTTGCCATCATGCAGAGGCGCTCACAGAGGCTTTCCGAGCTTGCCGAGGTCATGACCCCGCTGCCGCAGGTGCTGGTGAACGTGCGGCTGGCGCAGCGCACAGACATCATGCAGGTGCCGGAAGTGGCGACGCTCGTGCGCGACGTGGAAGGGAAGCTGAAGGGGGAGGGGAGGGTGCTGATCCGCTACTCCGGAACCGAGCCCCTCCTGCGCATCATGCTGGAAGGCTCCGATGAGGGGCAGATCACCGGGTGGGCCAACGAGATCGCCTCCACCGTAGCCGGTGCCCTCGGAGGTGAAGGACGTGGCTAG
- a CDS encoding pyridoxine 5'-phosphate synthase, with product MARLGVNVDHVATIRQARGGSEPDPVTAAAIAELAGADGITIHLREDRRHIQDRDLTLMRQTVQTRLNLEMAATEEMIAIALKVKPDCCTLVPEKRAELTTEGGLDVRLNLDSVKGAVQKLQEGGIIVSIFVDPDPDQIKACHKTGADYIEIHTGAFADAPDIGAEEKELVKIENAIKLAQKLDLGVNAGHGLNYSNVRKVAALGGIEEFNIGHSIISKAVLVGLDRAVRDMVELVRYA from the coding sequence GTGGCTAGACTCGGTGTCAATGTCGATCACGTGGCGACGATAAGGCAGGCGCGAGGGGGCTCCGAGCCCGATCCGGTCACCGCCGCCGCCATCGCCGAGCTTGCCGGGGCGGACGGTATCACCATCCACCTGAGGGAGGACCGGCGGCACATCCAGGACCGCGACCTCACCCTCATGCGCCAGACGGTGCAGACCCGCCTCAACCTGGAGATGGCTGCCACCGAGGAGATGATCGCCATCGCCCTGAAGGTGAAGCCCGACTGTTGCACCCTCGTCCCGGAGAAGAGGGCGGAATTGACCACCGAGGGGGGGCTCGATGTGCGCCTGAACCTCGACTCGGTGAAGGGGGCGGTGCAGAAGCTGCAGGAGGGGGGGATCATCGTGAGCATCTTCGTCGACCCCGACCCCGACCAGATAAAGGCGTGTCACAAGACCGGCGCCGACTATATCGAGATCCATACCGGCGCCTTCGCCGACGCCCCCGACATCGGTGCGGAAGAGAAGGAACTGGTGAAGATCGAGAATGCCATAAAGCTCGCACAGAAGCTCGATCTGGGAGTCAATGCAGGGCACGGCCTGAACTACAGCAATGTGCGGAAGGTGGCGGCCCTCGGCGGGATAGAGGAGTTCAACATCGGGCACTCCATCATCTCCAAGGCGGTTCTGGTAGGTCTCGACCGCGCGGTGCGCGACATGGTGGAGCTGGTGCGCTACGCCTGA
- a CDS encoding peptidylprolyl isomerase, translated as MTKASARHILVSSEEACLDLKKQIEEGADFGEVARQHSLCPSGKRGGGALGEFQPGQMVKEFDQVVFSGEVGKVLGPVKTQFGYHLIEITSRTP; from the coding sequence ATGACGAAGGCAAGTGCGCGCCACATCCTTGTGTCCAGCGAGGAGGCGTGTCTGGATCTGAAGAAGCAGATCGAAGAAGGTGCTGACTTTGGAGAGGTGGCGCGGCAGCATTCGCTGTGCCCTTCCGGGAAGCGCGGGGGGGGTGCGCTCGGGGAGTTTCAGCCGGGACAGATGGTGAAGGAATTCGACCAGGTCGTCTTCAGCGGCGAAGTCGGGAAGGTGCTCGGCCCGGTAAAGACCCAGTTCGGGTACCATCTGATCGAGATTACCAGCCGTACGCCGTAA
- a CDS encoding DHA2 family efflux MFS transporter permease subunit, translating into MEIVDTSVANVALPHMQGSLNAGTDEITWVLTSYLVSNAIVLPMTGWLSRMFGRKRFLITCITLFTLSSLLCGAAPNLNSLIFFRVVQGAAGGALIPISQAIMMETFPPHQQGMAMAIFGVGAMFGPIIGPALGGWITDNLNWRWIFYINIPIGIIAVVMATFFIFDPSYLKRERTAIDYWGLTFLCLGLGALQIVLDLGQRDDWFNSPFIVTCSVVSAISLVALVVVELMHPHPVVNLRLFKNVSFSAGNTIMFFVGFCLYSSIMLIPLFLQTLMGYNATMAGMVLAPGGVATLVTMPFVGAAIQKYDGRKVVFGGLIIGATSMFIMQRFSLEAAYWDFVWPRVILGIGLAMIFVPLTTVTLATISKEEMGNATGIFNLLRNIGGSVGIAIAATMLARYSQFYQTTLAAHVTPYGLVTQKTISAMTQAAASRGLDPASAQNAALAMIYGTVRRQAAMLSYNRIFFIVGLAFLVIIPLLLLLKKPDRHAPPPPVH; encoded by the coding sequence ATGGAGATCGTGGACACCTCCGTGGCGAACGTTGCTCTCCCGCACATGCAGGGGAGCCTGAACGCCGGGACCGACGAGATCACCTGGGTCCTTACCTCCTACCTGGTGAGCAACGCCATCGTCCTCCCGATGACCGGGTGGCTCTCCCGCATGTTCGGCAGGAAACGCTTCCTCATCACCTGCATCACGCTCTTTACCCTCTCCTCCCTCCTTTGCGGCGCCGCGCCGAATCTGAACTCCCTGATATTCTTCCGTGTCGTGCAAGGAGCCGCCGGAGGAGCGCTCATCCCGATCAGCCAGGCGATCATGATGGAGACCTTCCCGCCGCACCAGCAGGGGATGGCGATGGCGATCTTCGGGGTCGGAGCGATGTTCGGCCCGATCATCGGCCCCGCCCTCGGTGGGTGGATCACCGACAACCTGAACTGGCGCTGGATCTTCTACATCAACATCCCGATCGGGATCATCGCCGTCGTCATGGCAACCTTCTTCATCTTCGACCCAAGCTACCTGAAGAGGGAGCGGACCGCCATCGACTACTGGGGGCTCACCTTCCTGTGCCTCGGCCTCGGGGCGCTGCAGATCGTCCTCGACCTGGGGCAGCGCGACGACTGGTTCAACTCCCCCTTCATCGTGACCTGCTCGGTGGTCTCCGCCATTTCGCTCGTGGCGCTGGTGGTCGTCGAGCTCATGCATCCGCACCCGGTCGTCAACCTGCGCCTTTTCAAGAACGTCTCCTTCTCCGCCGGGAACACCATCATGTTCTTCGTCGGGTTCTGCCTGTACAGCTCCATCATGCTGATCCCCCTCTTCCTGCAGACCCTCATGGGGTACAACGCCACGATGGCGGGGATGGTGCTCGCGCCGGGCGGGGTGGCCACCCTCGTCACCATGCCCTTCGTCGGCGCGGCGATCCAGAAATACGACGGGCGCAAGGTCGTGTTCGGCGGCCTCATCATAGGCGCCACCTCCATGTTCATCATGCAGCGCTTCTCGCTGGAGGCCGCCTACTGGGACTTCGTGTGGCCGCGCGTGATCCTCGGCATCGGGCTCGCCATGATCTTCGTGCCGCTCACCACCGTCACCCTCGCCACCATCAGCAAGGAGGAGATGGGGAACGCCACCGGCATCTTCAACCTGCTGCGCAACATCGGCGGGAGCGTGGGGATCGCCATCGCCGCCACCATGCTGGCGCGCTACTCCCAGTTCTACCAGACGACGCTCGCCGCCCACGTCACCCCCTACGGCCTCGTCACGCAAAAGACGATCTCCGCCATGACGCAGGCAGCCGCCTCGCGGGGACTTGATCCGGCGAGCGCGCAGAATGCCGCCCTGGCGATGATATACGGGACGGTCCGGCGCCAGGCTGCGATGCTCTCCTACAACAGGATCTTCTTCATCGTGGGGCTCGCGTTCCTGGTCATCATCCCCCTCCTGCTCCTCCTGAAAAAGCCCGACCGGCACGCCCCACCCCCGCCAGTCCACTGA
- a CDS encoding HlyD family secretion protein has translation MAEENGNGQAVDEKNGGKRLNKRQRGAIILAILCIGSAVFGVHQWVKSKTHIETDNAFIESHVHSVSSRIPALVKRVAVVDNQFVHKGDLLVELDTSDYQARAETAAAALDLARNETAGDAAQLEGARATVGLAKARLEQAEIDLKRAEALFAKEVIPREQLDKLKTARTVAQMQLRESQEGERRAQATLGMTSQGKKDAKVAQRQSQLAEAKLSLSYTRIVAVSDGYITKKSVEPGNYVQPGQPLMALVSLQDSWVTANYKESQLTDVRPGQRVEFSVDAYPGLSFRGNVESLMAGTGAAFSLLPPENATGNYVKVVQRVPVRIAIDAASDPNHLLRVGMSVVPTILTGKSFRQVLGL, from the coding sequence ATGGCAGAGGAAAACGGCAACGGTCAGGCCGTGGATGAAAAAAACGGTGGGAAGAGGCTGAACAAGAGGCAGCGCGGCGCGATCATCCTGGCGATCCTGTGCATCGGCAGCGCAGTCTTCGGCGTGCACCAGTGGGTGAAGAGCAAGACCCACATAGAGACGGACAACGCCTTTATCGAGTCTCACGTGCACTCCGTCTCCAGCCGCATCCCGGCGCTCGTGAAGAGGGTCGCCGTGGTGGACAACCAGTTCGTGCACAAGGGGGATCTCCTGGTCGAACTGGACACCTCCGACTACCAGGCCCGCGCCGAGACGGCAGCCGCAGCGCTCGATCTCGCCAGGAACGAGACCGCCGGCGACGCGGCGCAGCTCGAGGGGGCCCGTGCCACGGTGGGACTGGCGAAGGCGCGCCTGGAGCAGGCGGAGATAGATCTCAAGCGCGCGGAGGCGCTCTTTGCGAAGGAGGTCATCCCCCGCGAGCAGCTCGACAAGCTGAAAACCGCACGCACCGTCGCTCAGATGCAGCTCAGGGAATCGCAGGAAGGGGAGCGCCGCGCGCAGGCGACCCTCGGGATGACCTCGCAGGGGAAGAAGGACGCGAAGGTTGCCCAGAGGCAGAGCCAGCTCGCAGAAGCGAAGCTCAGCTTGAGCTACACCCGCATCGTCGCGGTCTCGGACGGCTACATTACGAAGAAGTCCGTGGAGCCGGGAAACTACGTACAGCCGGGGCAGCCGCTGATGGCGCTCGTCAGCCTGCAGGACTCGTGGGTGACCGCGAACTACAAGGAGAGCCAGCTCACCGACGTGAGGCCTGGGCAGCGGGTGGAGTTCTCCGTCGACGCCTATCCCGGCCTCTCTTTCAGGGGTAACGTGGAGAGCCTCATGGCGGGGACCGGAGCGGCCTTCTCCCTCCTTCCGCCGGAGAATGCCACCGGCAACTACGTGAAGGTCGTGCAGAGGGTTCCGGTGCGGATCGCCATAGACGCCGCCTCCGACCCGAACCACCTTTTGCGCGTCGGGATGAGCGTCGTGCCCACCATCCTCACCGGGAAGAGCTTCCGGCAGGTCCTCGGGCTGTAG
- a CDS encoding TolC family protein: protein MYKILVIVGALLIAIPQVHAEPLELKHFLEKAATSNSSLKAAAREQAIALEQEGVARSGHLPRIDAQGGYQAQLDPQAVEFNGLALPTQDADFPFFSLSIYQTLYDFGRTRYRTESARLQTDAVKGLYRASEQDVFLQVVRAYYGILEGGKVVQAAKDELDQMLSHQRVAKALYEEGVVTRNDLLQAEVRVAASRQKLLAAQNAVQNGWLLLNYLAGYPPDFRGELREGTETAALPSPAAPVDFSGRGELVALQDTVKADELTVKELKTGWYPEFFLKLSADYVSNSAVTEQTIMAATAGFRVNLFDGFATTSRLRAAVAARSRDEDRVRDLKERLSLELATARNDMAVAQERIKVSETAIQQGVENLRITKDRYQEKVGTATEVVDAQTLLTQTRTDYYRSVFDLEVAAARVKRAMGQL from the coding sequence ATGTACAAGATACTGGTCATAGTAGGTGCACTTCTCATCGCAATCCCGCAAGTGCACGCGGAGCCCCTGGAGCTGAAGCACTTCCTCGAGAAGGCTGCCACCTCGAACAGCTCGCTGAAGGCCGCGGCCCGGGAGCAGGCGATCGCCCTCGAACAGGAGGGGGTGGCGCGCAGCGGGCACCTCCCCCGCATCGACGCGCAGGGGGGGTACCAGGCGCAGCTCGATCCTCAGGCGGTGGAGTTCAACGGCCTCGCCCTCCCCACCCAGGACGCAGATTTCCCTTTCTTCAGCCTCTCCATCTACCAGACCCTCTACGACTTCGGCAGAACCCGCTACCGCACCGAAAGCGCGAGGCTGCAGACCGACGCCGTGAAGGGGCTGTACCGTGCCAGCGAGCAGGACGTCTTCCTGCAGGTGGTGCGCGCCTATTACGGGATCCTCGAGGGGGGGAAGGTCGTGCAGGCGGCAAAGGACGAGCTCGACCAGATGCTTTCGCACCAGCGGGTGGCCAAAGCGCTGTACGAGGAGGGGGTGGTGACCCGAAACGACCTGCTGCAGGCCGAGGTCCGGGTCGCGGCGAGCCGCCAGAAGCTCCTTGCCGCCCAAAACGCGGTGCAAAACGGCTGGCTCCTCCTCAACTACCTCGCAGGGTACCCCCCCGATTTCCGCGGCGAGCTCCGGGAAGGGACCGAGACAGCCGCGCTCCCCTCCCCCGCCGCTCCGGTCGACTTCTCCGGACGGGGGGAACTCGTCGCGCTGCAGGACACCGTAAAGGCGGACGAGCTCACCGTGAAGGAACTGAAGACCGGGTGGTACCCGGAGTTCTTTCTGAAGCTCTCGGCGGACTACGTCAGTAACAGCGCGGTGACGGAGCAGACGATCATGGCCGCGACTGCCGGGTTCCGGGTAAACCTCTTCGACGGCTTCGCCACGACCTCCAGGTTGCGCGCCGCGGTCGCCGCCCGTTCCCGCGACGAGGATCGGGTGCGCGATCTGAAGGAGCGCCTCTCCCTCGAGCTCGCCACGGCACGAAACGACATGGCGGTCGCCCAGGAGAGGATAAAGGTTTCGGAAACGGCGATCCAGCAGGGGGTGGAGAACCTGCGCATCACGAAGGACCGCTATCAGGAGAAAGTGGGCACCGCCACCGAGGTGGTCGATGCCCAGACGCTGCTCACCCAGACCCGCACCGACTACTACAGGAGCGTGTTCGATCTGGAAGTCGCGGCGGCCCGCGTGAAGCGGGCGATGGGACAGCTTTAG
- a CDS encoding MarR family winged helix-turn-helix transcriptional regulator, whose product MNTKRTEILDIERSVGFLLAKAYQRGCAVFKEEFDRHEVTPQQFAVLAFLWQEDRLTQAELSARSQIDRTTVGGLVDRLEKEGLLSRQSHPEDRRAHLICLTERGRSLEEELCAQAAIVQERWLKKLPPDEVETLKYLLEKIRS is encoded by the coding sequence ATGAACACAAAGCGAACAGAAATTCTCGATATCGAGCGAAGCGTCGGCTTCCTCCTGGCGAAGGCCTACCAGCGCGGCTGCGCAGTCTTCAAGGAGGAGTTCGACCGCCACGAGGTAACGCCCCAGCAGTTCGCGGTTCTCGCCTTTCTCTGGCAGGAGGATCGCCTCACCCAGGCGGAGCTCTCGGCCCGCAGCCAGATCGACCGCACGACCGTCGGGGGGCTGGTGGACCGCCTGGAGAAGGAAGGTCTCCTGTCGAGGCAGAGCCATCCGGAGGATCGCCGCGCCCACCTCATCTGTCTCACCGAGCGCGGCAGGAGCCTGGAGGAGGAACTGTGCGCCCAGGCCGCCATCGTGCAGGAGCGCTGGCTCAAGAAACTCCCCCCGGACGAGGTGGAGACACTGAAGTACCTTCTGGAGAAAATCCGCAGCTGA
- a CDS encoding transglycosylase SLT domain-containing protein produces the protein MPCRLFAAVLAFIALALAIPASALSPGRFSDPAVVAAAARLKLKDYRGAREAALKASDPGVRSFLVGMTDVKLEFYEDAAPQLAAAAQYLPLLGDYALYNQGLALSKLSRTDEALAPLQKLVKTFPGSRLVRPSLFLSAETLFSCGRYKEALDAYSAFVERYPLGSDSLKALHASALCREKLGDPAGAAAILRGIWIRNPGSGVAQQAADEMSQLAKTGVAIAPYTVDELFRRASALYDLGQYGKAAAAFSEIASRAESGEFAARVRLKLGLSHFKARHYHDAEETLRPLAERPGSTEGAYWYARALEKSGNPEKAYTRYLALSERGVGGNLAADALLDAAYLKRYQGHTAEALRLFQNFLNRYPDAAKRPAILWEVAWLSYQSRDYRSAVDYLQNLSQYREQREKSLYWLGRALILSGDQKGGEAQMAVLCSDYPFGYYAMLCNSGRPSAEPPRPPQNLAGALPMPAGLEREKALIALGLYEEATRELSLIKKPKNPFSVARLYLEMENYNAAYHLTGQDVPKAGDPDGSLLWGVNFPLAFRQEVAKEAAASNVPESLVYAVIRAESNYLPSALSPVGAVGLMQIMPATAESIAKGGSARLTSPDLNIRLGARHLKDLLESFSGNIPLSIAAYNAGGGNARRWQRNFGTLPLDEFVESITFKETREYVKKVTSAMALYQSLYALPAVSPLTRELRLTAH, from the coding sequence ATGCCCTGTCGCCTCTTTGCCGCCGTCCTTGCCTTCATCGCCCTTGCCCTCGCCATCCCCGCCTCCGCCCTCTCGCCGGGAAGGTTTTCCGACCCCGCCGTCGTGGCGGCTGCGGCGCGCCTGAAGCTGAAGGACTACCGCGGGGCCAGGGAGGCGGCTTTGAAGGCCTCCGACCCCGGCGTGCGCTCCTTCCTTGTGGGGATGACCGACGTGAAGCTGGAGTTCTATGAGGATGCGGCTCCTCAGCTCGCGGCGGCGGCGCAGTACCTCCCGCTCCTCGGGGACTACGCACTGTACAACCAGGGGCTCGCCCTCTCGAAGCTCTCCCGAACGGACGAGGCGCTGGCGCCGCTGCAAAAGCTCGTAAAGACCTTCCCGGGAAGTCGCCTCGTGCGCCCCTCCCTCTTCCTGAGCGCGGAAACCCTCTTTTCCTGCGGCCGCTACAAAGAGGCGCTCGACGCCTACAGCGCCTTCGTAGAGCGGTATCCCCTGGGAAGCGACTCGCTAAAGGCGCTCCATGCCTCGGCGCTTTGCCGGGAGAAGCTCGGTGATCCCGCCGGTGCCGCAGCGATCTTGCGCGGCATCTGGATCAGGAACCCCGGCTCCGGCGTCGCGCAGCAGGCGGCGGACGAGATGTCGCAACTGGCAAAGACGGGGGTGGCGATAGCGCCGTACACTGTCGACGAGCTCTTCAGGCGCGCCAGCGCCCTGTACGATCTCGGGCAGTACGGGAAGGCGGCGGCCGCCTTCTCCGAGATCGCCTCCCGCGCCGAGAGCGGGGAGTTTGCGGCCAGAGTGCGGCTAAAGCTCGGGCTGTCGCACTTCAAGGCGCGGCACTACCACGACGCGGAGGAGACGCTGCGCCCCCTCGCGGAGCGTCCCGGGTCGACGGAGGGAGCGTACTGGTACGCCCGGGCGCTGGAGAAGTCGGGGAACCCGGAGAAAGCCTACACCCGCTACCTCGCCCTCTCCGAGCGGGGCGTGGGGGGGAACCTCGCGGCCGATGCCCTTCTCGATGCTGCCTACCTCAAGCGCTACCAGGGGCACACCGCCGAGGCGCTGCGCCTCTTCCAGAACTTCCTGAACCGCTATCCGGACGCTGCAAAGCGCCCGGCAATCCTCTGGGAGGTCGCCTGGCTTAGCTACCAGTCCCGCGACTACCGCTCCGCCGTCGACTACCTGCAAAACCTCTCCCAATACCGCGAGCAGAGGGAGAAGTCTCTCTACTGGCTGGGACGCGCGCTGATCCTCTCCGGGGACCAGAAAGGGGGAGAGGCGCAGATGGCGGTCCTCTGCTCCGACTACCCTTTCGGCTACTACGCGATGCTATGCAACTCAGGGCGCCCCTCGGCCGAGCCGCCGCGCCCCCCGCAGAACCTCGCCGGGGCCCTTCCGATGCCGGCGGGGCTGGAGAGAGAGAAAGCGCTCATCGCCCTTGGGCTGTACGAGGAGGCGACGCGCGAGCTCTCCCTCATCAAGAAGCCGAAAAACCCCTTCTCGGTGGCGAGGCTCTACCTGGAGATGGAGAACTACAACGCCGCCTACCACCTCACCGGACAGGACGTTCCGAAGGCGGGAGACCCGGACGGCTCCCTCCTTTGGGGGGTGAACTTCCCCCTCGCCTTCCGCCAGGAGGTGGCGAAGGAGGCTGCGGCAAGTAACGTCCCGGAGAGCCTCGTCTACGCGGTGATACGAGCGGAGAGCAACTACCTGCCGAGTGCGCTCTCCCCGGTCGGCGCGGTAGGTCTCATGCAGATCATGCCGGCCACGGCGGAGAGCATCGCGAAGGGGGGCTCCGCGCGCCTTACCTCCCCTGATCTCAACATCCGCCTCGGCGCGCGCCACCTGAAGGACCTCCTGGAGAGCTTCTCCGGAAACATCCCCCTCTCCATCGCGGCGTACAACGCAGGGGGGGGGAACGCGCGGCGCTGGCAGAGGAATTTCGGCACCCTCCCCCTGGACGAGTTTGTGGAGAGCATCACCTTCAAGGAGACCCGGGAATACGTGAAGAAGGTCACCAGCGCCATGGCCCTGTACCAGAGTCTTTACGCCCTCCCCGCCGTCTCCCCACTCACCCGGGAATTGAGATTGACAGCACACTGA